Proteins from a genomic interval of Dunckerocampus dactyliophorus isolate RoL2022-P2 chromosome 5, RoL_Ddac_1.1, whole genome shotgun sequence:
- the kif21a gene encoding kinesin-like protein KIF21A isoform X2, translated as MTTGQDESSVRVALRIRPQLAREKIEGCHICTYVMPGEPQVILGKDKAFTYDYVFDMDSQQDAIYGTCTEKLIEGCFEGYNATVFAYGQTGSGKTYTMGTGFDVNIADDELGIIPRAVHHLFKGIEERRQAAQEQGRPMPEFKINAQFLELYNEEVLDLFDSTRDMKQKSHVKIHEDANGGIYTVGVTTRTVSSEAEMMQCLKLGALSRTTASTQMNVQSSRSHAIFTIHLCQVRVCASDNHEDEADNRVSNGNGDMDEYETLTAKFHFVDLAGSERLKRTGATGDRAKEGISINCGLLALGNVISALGDRSKRSSHVPYRDSKLTRLLQDSLGGNSQTVMIACISPSDRDFMETLNTLKYANRARNIKNKVMVNQDKASQQISALRTEIARLQMELMEYKTGKRLAGEDGVESFSDMFHENAMLQTENSNLRVRVKAMQETIDAQRARLTQLLSDQANQALARAGEGGSEEIGNMIQSYIKEIEDLRAKLLESEAVNENLRKNLSRASNRQSFYAGSMLAPEKETSDIIELAKKDLEKLKKREKKKKKRLHQLLEEREREEVVEEVEDVSVCKEDVPDNEQEKEKENAERVNDDTEMEAQEASDHDEGEDEDEDEDEDMDVEESSDDTDSESDEKEDFQADLANITCEIAIKQKLIDELENSQRRLHTLKQQYEQKLMMLQCKIRDTQLERDRVLHNMSSVETGSDDKARKIKMEYEKKLSLMNKELQKLQSAQKEHARLLKNQSQYEKQLRKLQSDVAEMKKTKVRLMKQMKEQQEKNRMNESRRNREIATLKKDQRKQEHQLKLLEAQRRQQELILRRKTEEVTALRRQVRPTSGKVVRKINLSDSIQESSHRPPSGRLYSGHTAPNGTRSSPRRTGSIYSTRMARNKWQSLERRVSDVIMQRMTISNMENDMNRLLKQREELTKRKEKVVKKRDRLVKEGSETEKAALPLNEEVDALTANIDYINDSIADCQANIMQMEETKEEGDTVDVSAVIGSCTLVEARFLLDHFMSMAINKGLQAAQKESQVKVMEGRLKQTEITSATQNQLLFHMLKEKAEFNPELDALLGNALQENGDDSSSDESTASPSADGNTVPSDVMKICGDPKSRNKARRRTTTQMELLYANSDSAPDSHMGDFSGPMLPLAETPDGSGDMDTSGSSVRDFTALSPGFSSKMGSVPGSRAPSAMEKRALEPSPLFRRKTYDKAQAACDRAKFKEIKQGVINPVPATKSSRSASLQCVHVAEGHSKAVLCVDCTDDLLFTGSKDRTCKVWNLVTGQEIMSLAGHPNNVVSVRYSSSLVFTVSTSYIKVWDIRDSAKCIRTLCSSGQVNVGDVCVSTTSRTVTIPTGENQINQVALNPNGTVLYAAAGNSVRVWDLRRFASTGKLTGHQGPVMCLTVDQSGNNQDLVITGSKDHYVKLFDVTEGLLGSISPTHNFEPPHYDGIESLVVQGDIFFSGSRDNGIKKWDLDRKDLQQQVPNAHRDWVCALGLVPGSPALLSGCRGGVLKLWHTDTLAPLGELKGHDSPINGIATNSGHLFTASDDRTVKIWRARGGLDGTFEAVDNADEMASI; from the exons GATCCGTCCTCAGCTGGCCCGGGAGAAGATTGAAGGATGTCACATATGCACTTACGTGATGCCAGGAGAGCCTCAGGTCATCCTGGGCAAGGACAAGGCCTTCACCTACGACTACGTTTTTGACATGGACTCCCAGCAGGATGCCATCTACGGCACCTGCACGGAGAAGCTGATTGAGGGCTGCTTCGAGGGCTACAATGCCACCGTCTTTGCATACGGACAG ACTGGTTCAGGGAAGACGTACACCATGGGCACGGGCTTTGACGTCAACATAGCAGACGACGAACTGGGCATCATCCCCCGCGCTGTCCACCACCTCTTCAAGGGAATAGAGGAGCGCCGGCAGGCCGCCCAGGAGCAGGGTCGCCCTATGCCCGAGTTTAAGATCAACGCTCAGTTCCTGGAG CTTTACAACGAGGAAGTTCTGGACCTCTTTGACTCCACGAGAGATATGAAGCAGAAGTCTCACGTCAAGATTCACGAGGACGCCAACGGAGGCATCTACACTGTGGGCGTGACCACACGCACAGTGTCCTCAGAGGCTGAG ATGATGCAGTGCCTCAAGCTGGGCGCTTTGTCTCGTACCACCGCCAGCACCCAGATGAACGTCCAGAGCTCCAGATCCCACGCCATCTTTACCATCCACCTGTGCCAAGTCCGCGTCTGTGCCTCTGACAAT CATGAAGATGAAGCTGACAACAGGGTCTCCAACGGCAACGGCGACATGGATGAGTATGAGACTCTGACAGCAAAGTTTCACTTTGTGGACTTGGCCGGCTCTGAAAGACTGAAGAGGACCGGTGCCACAGGAGACCGAGCCAAAGAGGGCATCTCCATCAACTGTGGACTG CTTGCTCTGGGCAATGTAATCAGCGCTTTGGGCGACCGGAGCAAGCGGTCGTCACACGTGCCTTACAGAGACTCCAAACTCACCCGGCTTCTGCAGGACTCATTAGGAGGAAACAG CCAAACAGTGATGATCGCGTGTATCAGCCCGTCCGACCGCGACTTCATGGAAACGCTCAACACGCTCAAGTATGCCAACCGAGCCAGGAACATCAAGAACAAGGTGATGGTGAACCAGGACAAGGCCAGCCAGCAGATCAGCGCCCTGAGGACGGAAATCGCTCGGCTGCAGATGGAGCTGATGGAGTACAAGACG GGTAAACGCTTGGCAGGCGAGGATGGCGTGGAGAGCTTCAGCGACATGTTCCACGAAAACGCCATGCTGCAGACGGAGAACAGCAACCTGAGGGTGAGAGTGAAGGCCATGCAGGAGACCATTGATGCTCAGAGAGCTCGACTCACCCAGTTGCTCAGCGACCAGGCCAACCAGGCTCTCGCCAGGGCCG GTGAAGGAGGCAGCGAGGAAATTGGCAACATGATCCAGAGTTACATCAAAGAGATTGAAGACCTTAG AGCCAAACTTCTGGAGAGCGAGGCGGTGAATGAGAACCTGCGGAAGAATTTGTCACGTGCCTCCAACCGCCAGTCGTTCTACGCAGGCTCCATGCTGGCACCCGAGAAGGAGACATCAGACATCATTGAGCTGGCCAAGAAAGACCTGGAGAAACTGAAGAAgcgtgaaaaaaagaaaaagaaaag ACTCCATCAGCTGTTGGAGgagcgagagagggaggagGTGGTAGAGGAGGTTGAGGACGTCAG TGTCTGCAAGGAGGACGTCCCTGACAACGAGCAGGAAAAGGAGAAAGAGAATGCAGAGCGAGTAAATGACGACACAGAAATG GAGGCACAAGAGGCCAGTGACCACGACGAAGGAGAAGATGAAGACGAAGACGAGGACGAGGACATGGACGTAGAGGAGAGCTCCGATGACACCGACTCTGAGTCAGATGAGAAAG AGGACTTCCAGGCCGATTTGGCCAACATCACCTGCGAGATTGCCATCAAGCAGAAGTTGATTGACGAGCTGGAGAACAGCCAGCGACGCCTGCACACGCTCAAGCAGCAATACGAGCAGAAGCTGATGATGCTCCAGTGCAAGATCAGGGACACGCAGCTTGAGAGGGACCGGGTCCTTCATAACATGA GTTCAGTGGAGACTGGCTCGGATGACAAGGCCCGCAAGATCAAAATGGAGTATGAGAAGAAGCTGAGCCTCATGAACAAGGAGCTCCAGAAGCTCCAGTCGGCCCAGAAGGAGCATGCGCGCCTGCTGAAGAACCAATCACAGTACGAGAAGCAGCTCCGGAAGCTTCAGTCGGACGTGGCTGAAATGAAGAAGACCAAG GTTCGCCTCATGAAGCAGATGAAGGAGCAGCAGGAGAAAAACAGGATGAATGAATCACGCAGAAACCGAGAGATTGCCACCTTGAAGAAAGACCAGCGCAAACAGGAG CACCAACTGAAGCTGCTGGAGGCACAGAGACGGCAACAGGAGCTCATCCTGAGGAGGAAAACTGAGGAG GTGACTGCACTGAGGAGACAGGTCAGACCCACCTCAGGGAAGGTCGTCAGGAAAATCAACCTTTCAGATTCCATCCAGGAGTCGTCTCACCGCCCTCCCTCCGGACGCCTGTACTCTGGTCACACTGCTCCCAACGGCACTCG GTCCTCCCCGAGACGGACCGGCAGCATTTACTCCACAAGGATGGCCCGCAACAAGTGGCAGTCTCTGGAGCGACGTGTCTCTGACGTCATCATGCAGAGGATGACCATCTCCAACATGGAGAACGATATGAACCGCCTTCTCAAG CAACGGGAAGAGCTGACCAAGCGTAAGGAAAAGGTCGTCAAGAAGCGGGACCGTCTGGTCAAAGAGGGGTCCGAAACAGAAAAGGCGGCGCTTCCCCTGAACGAGGAAGTGGACGCCCTGACCGCCAACATCGACTACATCAACGATAGCATTGCAGACTGTCAGGCCAACATCATGCAGATGGAGGAGACCAAG GAGGAGGGTGACACAGTGGACGTTTCTGCTGTGATTGGTTCATGTACCCTGGTGGAGGCTCGATTCCTGCTGGATCACTTCATGTCCATGGCTATAAACAAG GGTCTGCAGGCGGCCCAGAAGGAGTCtcaggtgaaggtgatggagggCAGGCTGAAGCAGACGGAGATCACCAGTGCCACACAGAACCAGCTGCTCTTCCACATGCTGAAGGAGAAGGCGGAGTTCAACCCAGAGCTGGACGCCCTGCTTGGCAACGCTCTGCAAG AAAACGGTGACGACAGCAGCAGCGACGAGTCAACCGCCAGCCCCTCTGCGGACGGAAA CACTGTACCATCAGATGTCATGAAGATCTGTGGCGACCCCAAGTCCAGGAACAAg GCTCGCAGGAGGACCACCACTCAGATGGAGCTCCTGTATGCCAACAGTGACTCCGCCCCTGACAGCCACATGGGCGACTTCTCCGGCCCCATGTTGCCGTTGGCAGAGACACCAGACGGCAGCGGGGACATGGACACGTCGGGTTCATCTGTCAGAGACTTCACGGCGCTCTCGCCAGGATTCTCCTCTAAAATGGGCAGCGT TCCGGGCTCCAGAGCGCCATCTGCCATGGAAAAGAGAGCGCTGGAGCCTTCGCCGCTCTTTCGCAGGAAGACCTATGACAAGGCCCAAGCGGCGTGCGACAGGGCAAAGTTCAAGGAGATTAAACA GGGCGTCATTAACCCGGTGCCGGCCACCAAGAGCAGTCGCTCAGCATCGCTGCAGTGTGTCCATGTGGCTGAAGGACACAGCAAGGCTGTCCTGTGTGTCGACTGCACCGATGACCTCCTCTTCACCGGATCCAAAG ACCGCACATGCAAGGTGTGGAACCTGGTGACGGGTCAGGAGATAATGTCGCTGGCCGGCCACCCCAACAACGTGGTGTCGGTGCGTTACAGCTCCAGTCTGGTCTTCACCGTCTCCACCTCCTACATCAAAGTCTGGGACATCCGAGACTCGGCCAAGTGCATCCGAACGCTCTG CTCCTCGGGTCAGGTTAACGTCGGCGACGTCTGCGTGTCCACAACCAGCCGTACCGTCACTATCCCGACAGGAGAGAACCAGATCAACCAGGTCGCGCTGAACCCCAACGGCACCGTCCTGTATGCTGCAGCAGGAAACTCTGTCAGGGTCTGGGATCTACGAAG GTTTGCATCCACTGGTAAGCTGACTGGTCACCAAGGTCCTGTTATGTGTTTGACTGTGGATCAGTCAGGGAACAACCAAGACCTGGTCATCACCGGCTCCAAAGACCATTACGTCAAG CTCTTTGACGTGACCGAGGGCTTGCTGGGAAGCATCAGCCCAACACACAACTTTGAACCACCGCACTACGACGGTATAGAGTCACTGGTTGTCCAGGGGGACATCTTCTTCAGCGGCTCTCGGGACAATGGCATCAAGAAGTGGGACCTGGACCGCAAAGACCTGCAACAG CAAGTCCCGAATGCCCACCGTGACTGGGTGTGCGCCCTAGGTTTGGTGCCCGGCTCGCCGGCCCTCCTAAGCGGCTGCAGAGGCGGGGTGCTCAAACTGTGGCACACGGACACTCTGGCCCCACTGGGCGAGCTCAAAGGTCACGACAGCCCCATCAACGGCATCGCCACCAACAGCGGACACCTGTTCACTGCCTCTGA CGACCGCACAGTGAAGATCTGGCGGGCCCGAGGAGGACTGGACGGCACCTTTGAGGCGGTAGACAATGCAGATGAGATGGCCAGTATTTGA
- the kif21a gene encoding kinesin-like protein KIF21A isoform X1, with product MTTGQDESSVRVALRIRPQLAREKIEGCHICTYVMPGEPQVILGKDKAFTYDYVFDMDSQQDAIYGTCTEKLIEGCFEGYNATVFAYGQTGSGKTYTMGTGFDVNIADDELGIIPRAVHHLFKGIEERRQAAQEQGRPMPEFKINAQFLELYNEEVLDLFDSTRDMKQKSHVKIHEDANGGIYTVGVTTRTVSSEAEMMQCLKLGALSRTTASTQMNVQSSRSHAIFTIHLCQVRVCASDNHEDEADNRVSNGNGDMDEYETLTAKFHFVDLAGSERLKRTGATGDRAKEGISINCGLLALGNVISALGDRSKRSSHVPYRDSKLTRLLQDSLGGNSQTVMIACISPSDRDFMETLNTLKYANRARNIKNKVMVNQDKASQQISALRTEIARLQMELMEYKTGKRLAGEDGVESFSDMFHENAMLQTENSNLRVRVKAMQETIDAQRARLTQLLSDQANQALARAGEGGSEEIGNMIQSYIKEIEDLRAKLLESEAVNENLRKNLSRASNRQSFYAGSMLAPEKETSDIIELAKKDLEKLKKREKKKKKRLHQLLEEREREEVVEEVEDVSVCKEDVPDNEQEKEKENAERVNDDTEMEAQEASDHDEGEDEDEDEDEDMDVEESSDDTDSESDEKEDFQADLANITCEIAIKQKLIDELENSQRRLHTLKQQYEQKLMMLQCKIRDTQLERDRVLHNMSSVETGSDDKARKIKMEYEKKLSLMNKELQKLQSAQKEHARLLKNQSQYEKQLRKLQSDVAEMKKTKVRLMKQMKEQQEKNRMNESRRNREIATLKKDQRKQEHQLKLLEAQRRQQELILRRKTEEVTALRRQVRPTSGKVVRKINLSDSIQESSHRPPSGRLYSGHTAPNGTRSSPRRTGSIYSTRMARNKWQSLERRVSDVIMQRMTISNMENDMNRLLKQREELTKRKEKVVKKRDRLVKEGSETEKAALPLNEEVDALTANIDYINDSIADCQANIMQMEETKEEGDTVDVSAVIGSCTLVEARFLLDHFMSMAINKGLQAAQKESQVKVMEGRLKQTEITSATQNQLLFHMLKEKAEFNPELDALLGNALQELGNVSAENGDDSSSDESTASPSADGNTVPSDVMKICGDPKSRNKARRRTTTQMELLYANSDSAPDSHMGDFSGPMLPLAETPDGSGDMDTSGSSVRDFTALSPGFSSKMGSVPGSRAPSAMEKRALEPSPLFRRKTYDKAQAACDRAKFKEIKQGVINPVPATKSSRSASLQCVHVAEGHSKAVLCVDCTDDLLFTGSKDRTCKVWNLVTGQEIMSLAGHPNNVVSVRYSSSLVFTVSTSYIKVWDIRDSAKCIRTLCSSGQVNVGDVCVSTTSRTVTIPTGENQINQVALNPNGTVLYAAAGNSVRVWDLRRFASTGKLTGHQGPVMCLTVDQSGNNQDLVITGSKDHYVKLFDVTEGLLGSISPTHNFEPPHYDGIESLVVQGDIFFSGSRDNGIKKWDLDRKDLQQQVPNAHRDWVCALGLVPGSPALLSGCRGGVLKLWHTDTLAPLGELKGHDSPINGIATNSGHLFTASDDRTVKIWRARGGLDGTFEAVDNADEMASI from the exons GATCCGTCCTCAGCTGGCCCGGGAGAAGATTGAAGGATGTCACATATGCACTTACGTGATGCCAGGAGAGCCTCAGGTCATCCTGGGCAAGGACAAGGCCTTCACCTACGACTACGTTTTTGACATGGACTCCCAGCAGGATGCCATCTACGGCACCTGCACGGAGAAGCTGATTGAGGGCTGCTTCGAGGGCTACAATGCCACCGTCTTTGCATACGGACAG ACTGGTTCAGGGAAGACGTACACCATGGGCACGGGCTTTGACGTCAACATAGCAGACGACGAACTGGGCATCATCCCCCGCGCTGTCCACCACCTCTTCAAGGGAATAGAGGAGCGCCGGCAGGCCGCCCAGGAGCAGGGTCGCCCTATGCCCGAGTTTAAGATCAACGCTCAGTTCCTGGAG CTTTACAACGAGGAAGTTCTGGACCTCTTTGACTCCACGAGAGATATGAAGCAGAAGTCTCACGTCAAGATTCACGAGGACGCCAACGGAGGCATCTACACTGTGGGCGTGACCACACGCACAGTGTCCTCAGAGGCTGAG ATGATGCAGTGCCTCAAGCTGGGCGCTTTGTCTCGTACCACCGCCAGCACCCAGATGAACGTCCAGAGCTCCAGATCCCACGCCATCTTTACCATCCACCTGTGCCAAGTCCGCGTCTGTGCCTCTGACAAT CATGAAGATGAAGCTGACAACAGGGTCTCCAACGGCAACGGCGACATGGATGAGTATGAGACTCTGACAGCAAAGTTTCACTTTGTGGACTTGGCCGGCTCTGAAAGACTGAAGAGGACCGGTGCCACAGGAGACCGAGCCAAAGAGGGCATCTCCATCAACTGTGGACTG CTTGCTCTGGGCAATGTAATCAGCGCTTTGGGCGACCGGAGCAAGCGGTCGTCACACGTGCCTTACAGAGACTCCAAACTCACCCGGCTTCTGCAGGACTCATTAGGAGGAAACAG CCAAACAGTGATGATCGCGTGTATCAGCCCGTCCGACCGCGACTTCATGGAAACGCTCAACACGCTCAAGTATGCCAACCGAGCCAGGAACATCAAGAACAAGGTGATGGTGAACCAGGACAAGGCCAGCCAGCAGATCAGCGCCCTGAGGACGGAAATCGCTCGGCTGCAGATGGAGCTGATGGAGTACAAGACG GGTAAACGCTTGGCAGGCGAGGATGGCGTGGAGAGCTTCAGCGACATGTTCCACGAAAACGCCATGCTGCAGACGGAGAACAGCAACCTGAGGGTGAGAGTGAAGGCCATGCAGGAGACCATTGATGCTCAGAGAGCTCGACTCACCCAGTTGCTCAGCGACCAGGCCAACCAGGCTCTCGCCAGGGCCG GTGAAGGAGGCAGCGAGGAAATTGGCAACATGATCCAGAGTTACATCAAAGAGATTGAAGACCTTAG AGCCAAACTTCTGGAGAGCGAGGCGGTGAATGAGAACCTGCGGAAGAATTTGTCACGTGCCTCCAACCGCCAGTCGTTCTACGCAGGCTCCATGCTGGCACCCGAGAAGGAGACATCAGACATCATTGAGCTGGCCAAGAAAGACCTGGAGAAACTGAAGAAgcgtgaaaaaaagaaaaagaaaag ACTCCATCAGCTGTTGGAGgagcgagagagggaggagGTGGTAGAGGAGGTTGAGGACGTCAG TGTCTGCAAGGAGGACGTCCCTGACAACGAGCAGGAAAAGGAGAAAGAGAATGCAGAGCGAGTAAATGACGACACAGAAATG GAGGCACAAGAGGCCAGTGACCACGACGAAGGAGAAGATGAAGACGAAGACGAGGACGAGGACATGGACGTAGAGGAGAGCTCCGATGACACCGACTCTGAGTCAGATGAGAAAG AGGACTTCCAGGCCGATTTGGCCAACATCACCTGCGAGATTGCCATCAAGCAGAAGTTGATTGACGAGCTGGAGAACAGCCAGCGACGCCTGCACACGCTCAAGCAGCAATACGAGCAGAAGCTGATGATGCTCCAGTGCAAGATCAGGGACACGCAGCTTGAGAGGGACCGGGTCCTTCATAACATGA GTTCAGTGGAGACTGGCTCGGATGACAAGGCCCGCAAGATCAAAATGGAGTATGAGAAGAAGCTGAGCCTCATGAACAAGGAGCTCCAGAAGCTCCAGTCGGCCCAGAAGGAGCATGCGCGCCTGCTGAAGAACCAATCACAGTACGAGAAGCAGCTCCGGAAGCTTCAGTCGGACGTGGCTGAAATGAAGAAGACCAAG GTTCGCCTCATGAAGCAGATGAAGGAGCAGCAGGAGAAAAACAGGATGAATGAATCACGCAGAAACCGAGAGATTGCCACCTTGAAGAAAGACCAGCGCAAACAGGAG CACCAACTGAAGCTGCTGGAGGCACAGAGACGGCAACAGGAGCTCATCCTGAGGAGGAAAACTGAGGAG GTGACTGCACTGAGGAGACAGGTCAGACCCACCTCAGGGAAGGTCGTCAGGAAAATCAACCTTTCAGATTCCATCCAGGAGTCGTCTCACCGCCCTCCCTCCGGACGCCTGTACTCTGGTCACACTGCTCCCAACGGCACTCG GTCCTCCCCGAGACGGACCGGCAGCATTTACTCCACAAGGATGGCCCGCAACAAGTGGCAGTCTCTGGAGCGACGTGTCTCTGACGTCATCATGCAGAGGATGACCATCTCCAACATGGAGAACGATATGAACCGCCTTCTCAAG CAACGGGAAGAGCTGACCAAGCGTAAGGAAAAGGTCGTCAAGAAGCGGGACCGTCTGGTCAAAGAGGGGTCCGAAACAGAAAAGGCGGCGCTTCCCCTGAACGAGGAAGTGGACGCCCTGACCGCCAACATCGACTACATCAACGATAGCATTGCAGACTGTCAGGCCAACATCATGCAGATGGAGGAGACCAAG GAGGAGGGTGACACAGTGGACGTTTCTGCTGTGATTGGTTCATGTACCCTGGTGGAGGCTCGATTCCTGCTGGATCACTTCATGTCCATGGCTATAAACAAG GGTCTGCAGGCGGCCCAGAAGGAGTCtcaggtgaaggtgatggagggCAGGCTGAAGCAGACGGAGATCACCAGTGCCACACAGAACCAGCTGCTCTTCCACATGCTGAAGGAGAAGGCGGAGTTCAACCCAGAGCTGGACGCCCTGCTTGGCAACGCTCTGCAAG AGCTGGGTAACGTCTCAGCTG AAAACGGTGACGACAGCAGCAGCGACGAGTCAACCGCCAGCCCCTCTGCGGACGGAAA CACTGTACCATCAGATGTCATGAAGATCTGTGGCGACCCCAAGTCCAGGAACAAg GCTCGCAGGAGGACCACCACTCAGATGGAGCTCCTGTATGCCAACAGTGACTCCGCCCCTGACAGCCACATGGGCGACTTCTCCGGCCCCATGTTGCCGTTGGCAGAGACACCAGACGGCAGCGGGGACATGGACACGTCGGGTTCATCTGTCAGAGACTTCACGGCGCTCTCGCCAGGATTCTCCTCTAAAATGGGCAGCGT TCCGGGCTCCAGAGCGCCATCTGCCATGGAAAAGAGAGCGCTGGAGCCTTCGCCGCTCTTTCGCAGGAAGACCTATGACAAGGCCCAAGCGGCGTGCGACAGGGCAAAGTTCAAGGAGATTAAACA GGGCGTCATTAACCCGGTGCCGGCCACCAAGAGCAGTCGCTCAGCATCGCTGCAGTGTGTCCATGTGGCTGAAGGACACAGCAAGGCTGTCCTGTGTGTCGACTGCACCGATGACCTCCTCTTCACCGGATCCAAAG ACCGCACATGCAAGGTGTGGAACCTGGTGACGGGTCAGGAGATAATGTCGCTGGCCGGCCACCCCAACAACGTGGTGTCGGTGCGTTACAGCTCCAGTCTGGTCTTCACCGTCTCCACCTCCTACATCAAAGTCTGGGACATCCGAGACTCGGCCAAGTGCATCCGAACGCTCTG CTCCTCGGGTCAGGTTAACGTCGGCGACGTCTGCGTGTCCACAACCAGCCGTACCGTCACTATCCCGACAGGAGAGAACCAGATCAACCAGGTCGCGCTGAACCCCAACGGCACCGTCCTGTATGCTGCAGCAGGAAACTCTGTCAGGGTCTGGGATCTACGAAG GTTTGCATCCACTGGTAAGCTGACTGGTCACCAAGGTCCTGTTATGTGTTTGACTGTGGATCAGTCAGGGAACAACCAAGACCTGGTCATCACCGGCTCCAAAGACCATTACGTCAAG CTCTTTGACGTGACCGAGGGCTTGCTGGGAAGCATCAGCCCAACACACAACTTTGAACCACCGCACTACGACGGTATAGAGTCACTGGTTGTCCAGGGGGACATCTTCTTCAGCGGCTCTCGGGACAATGGCATCAAGAAGTGGGACCTGGACCGCAAAGACCTGCAACAG CAAGTCCCGAATGCCCACCGTGACTGGGTGTGCGCCCTAGGTTTGGTGCCCGGCTCGCCGGCCCTCCTAAGCGGCTGCAGAGGCGGGGTGCTCAAACTGTGGCACACGGACACTCTGGCCCCACTGGGCGAGCTCAAAGGTCACGACAGCCCCATCAACGGCATCGCCACCAACAGCGGACACCTGTTCACTGCCTCTGA CGACCGCACAGTGAAGATCTGGCGGGCCCGAGGAGGACTGGACGGCACCTTTGAGGCGGTAGACAATGCAGATGAGATGGCCAGTATTTGA